In Staphylococcus lloydii, the following proteins share a genomic window:
- a CDS encoding helix-turn-helix domain-containing protein, giving the protein MELAKIIKKHRELNHWSQEELAGKLHVSRQSISKWESGANYPSLDILVAMSDLFDITLDHLVKGDSEFKQQVLDGKLNGHDNKGRTIGDYFAGYWWLIFPIGGFFYGIFAQIVKLFQ; this is encoded by the coding sequence ATGGAATTGGCTAAAATTATTAAAAAGCATCGTGAATTAAATCATTGGTCACAAGAAGAACTAGCTGGAAAATTACATGTTTCCAGACAAAGTATTTCAAAATGGGAAAGCGGAGCGAACTACCCTTCTTTAGATATACTTGTTGCTATGAGTGATTTATTCGATATAACGTTGGATCATTTAGTTAAGGGAGATAGTGAATTTAAACAACAAGTTTTAGACGGTAAATTAAACGGGCATGATAATAAAGGACGAACTATAGGAGACTACTTTGCAGGATATTGGTGGCTTATCTTCCCCATTGGCGGTTTCTTTTATGGTATCTTCGCCCAAATCGT
- a CDS encoding MFS transporter: protein MSAQSITIHTKQDIIDYVNRQKNAKRTALLLIIVLGTIFLDAYDLTILGTATDQLTSEFKLSPSYLSFVMTAMPFGAFFGAAIGGFFADRFGRKLILSVSLISLIIGSLGAALSPTPAILLCFRLLMGFAIGMDSPVAFTFVAEISNQKDKGRNVNYWQVVWYIAVVSSALIVMLFYALGTGTLLWRYTVGLGAVFATIILVLRLFYLSESPTWSMKNKTLVQASRELEKNYNINVNIEPYKGENEEFKRTEVKHPLRTLFNKRYRKRTILATAIATLQGMQYYAIGLYIPLIAAYVIGQNKLESLSGTALINIAGIIGGLVGALLTTKFGARRLTITGFSIVAFTMIIIGLFYGHTYTWLIAFMVALFLFGHAGGPGTQGKAIAALSYPTILRGKGTGFVESISRFGSMFGTFVFPIILASFGLNKTMLIIAIFPILGLIITKLIKWEPVGKDLEYEDQYIEKV from the coding sequence ATGTCTGCACAATCTATCACGATACATACGAAGCAAGACATTATTGATTATGTAAATAGACAGAAAAACGCCAAACGTACCGCATTATTATTAATCATCGTCTTAGGTACAATCTTTTTAGATGCTTACGATTTAACAATTTTAGGTACGGCGACTGATCAATTAACTTCAGAATTCAAGTTATCTCCAAGCTATCTATCATTTGTCATGACCGCAATGCCATTTGGTGCATTTTTCGGTGCAGCCATCGGAGGATTTTTCGCGGATAGATTTGGACGCAAACTTATTTTATCCGTATCACTGATTTCACTAATTATCGGGTCACTAGGTGCTGCCTTATCACCCACACCAGCTATTTTACTATGCTTCAGATTATTAATGGGTTTTGCCATTGGTATGGATAGCCCAGTAGCATTTACTTTCGTAGCAGAAATTAGTAACCAAAAAGATAAAGGGCGTAACGTAAACTATTGGCAAGTTGTTTGGTACATTGCAGTCGTATCATCTGCACTAATTGTTATGTTATTTTACGCTTTAGGTACTGGCACGTTGTTATGGCGCTATACGGTAGGTCTAGGAGCGGTCTTCGCTACAATTATTTTAGTACTGCGACTATTTTATTTAAGCGAAAGTCCTACATGGTCTATGAAAAACAAAACGCTAGTTCAGGCTAGCCGTGAATTAGAAAAAAACTATAATATTAATGTAAATATTGAGCCTTATAAAGGTGAAAATGAAGAATTTAAACGTACAGAGGTAAAACACCCACTACGTACATTGTTCAATAAACGTTACCGTAAAAGAACAATATTAGCGACTGCTATCGCCACTTTACAAGGTATGCAATACTATGCCATTGGTTTATATATTCCATTAATCGCTGCTTACGTTATTGGACAAAATAAACTAGAATCACTTTCTGGTACAGCTTTAATTAATATTGCCGGCATCATAGGTGGTCTGGTTGGTGCATTACTGACAACTAAATTTGGTGCCCGCAGATTAACGATTACAGGTTTCAGTATCGTCGCGTTTACGATGATTATTATCGGTTTGTTCTATGGACATACTTATACTTGGCTAATTGCCTTTATGGTTGCACTATTCCTCTTCGGACATGCTGGTGGACCCGGAACACAAGGTAAAGCTATCGCTGCTTTATCATATCCAACCATTTTACGTGGTAAAGGTACCGGTTTTGTTGAATCGATTAGTCGTTTTGGTAGTATGTTTGGAACATTTGTCTTCCCAATTATTTTAGCAAGTTTTGGTTTAAATAAGACGATGCTCATCATTGCGATCTTCCCTATCTTAGGCTTAATTATTACTAAACTGATTAAGTGGGAACCCGTCGGCAAAGACTTAGAATACGAAGATCAATATATCGAAAAAGTTTAA
- a CDS encoding glycerophosphoryl diester phosphodiesterase, which produces MFTVYGHRGLPSQAPENTIASFKSASKAEGINWIELDVTITDDEQLVIIHDDYLDRTTNMSGEVTSYKYSDIKSASAGAWYSNKFKDEHLPTFDDVINFANDYNMNLNVELKGVTGPKGTALSKSMVQQVSDKLQNLNNDQQILISSFNVMLVKLAEELMPQFKRAVIFKAAAFEEDWRTILDFCNSKTVNIEDKSLTQAKVKTIKEAGYELNVWTVNKVVRANQLANWGVDGVFTDNADKLSHLQEV; this is translated from the coding sequence ATGTTTACTGTCTATGGACATAGAGGCTTGCCAAGTCAAGCTCCAGAGAATACCATAGCATCATTTAAATCTGCGTCAAAAGCGGAAGGCATTAACTGGATAGAATTAGATGTTACGATAACTGATGATGAACAATTGGTTATTATTCATGATGATTATTTAGACCGTACGACAAACATGTCAGGCGAAGTAACAAGCTATAAGTATAGCGATATTAAATCAGCGTCTGCAGGGGCATGGTACAGTAACAAATTTAAAGATGAACATCTTCCCACGTTTGATGATGTAATTAATTTTGCCAATGACTATAATATGAATTTAAATGTTGAATTAAAAGGAGTTACAGGTCCTAAAGGCACAGCGTTATCAAAAAGCATGGTTCAACAAGTTAGTGACAAGTTGCAAAACTTAAACAATGATCAACAAATATTGATTTCTAGCTTTAATGTGATGTTAGTAAAATTAGCCGAAGAACTTATGCCGCAATTCAAACGCGCAGTCATATTTAAGGCGGCAGCATTTGAAGAAGATTGGCGTACAATATTAGACTTTTGTAATTCAAAAACAGTAAACATCGAAGATAAATCACTCACACAAGCTAAAGTTAAAACAATTAAAGAAGCAGGCTACGAGCTCAACGTATGGACCGTCAACAAAGTTGTGCGCGCCAACCAATTAGCCAATTGGGGCGTAGACGGTGTCTTTACCGATAACGCAGACAAATTGAGTCATTTACAAGAAGTATAA
- the proC gene encoding pyrroline-5-carboxylate reductase: MKLGIIGAGHMGSALVKGFYNSDNLNMQNIYIKSGHSNKAKNLSSEVGATLVHNYDDLARCDMILLVVNEAAVGNVLDELSNVVNEDTMIVSIVPSLSIADMEHVFSKQQPIVSLLPNVVVEINKGIIGYAHNQLPQNNTMITDVFSCLGKLVEVKESELDIFSTMSGCGPAIVDVFVEALSDGAVLNGMDRNLSYEVILEMIIGAAQLAQETGQHPGALKDTVTSPGGSTIKATSALEKNNFRYALIDAINAVGRR, translated from the coding sequence ATGAAATTAGGTATTATAGGTGCAGGTCATATGGGAAGTGCTTTGGTAAAAGGGTTTTATAACTCGGATAACTTAAATATGCAAAATATTTATATTAAATCAGGTCACAGTAATAAGGCAAAAAATCTGTCATCAGAAGTAGGTGCAACACTCGTTCACAATTATGATGATTTGGCACGCTGTGACATGATTCTCTTAGTCGTAAATGAAGCTGCAGTTGGAAATGTACTCGACGAACTAAGTAACGTAGTTAATGAAGATACGATGATAGTTTCAATCGTACCCTCATTGTCTATCGCCGATATGGAACATGTTTTCTCTAAACAACAACCTATCGTCAGCCTATTACCGAACGTCGTCGTTGAAATAAATAAAGGTATTATTGGATATGCACATAACCAACTACCACAAAATAACACAATGATTACAGACGTATTTAGCTGTCTAGGTAAGCTAGTAGAAGTTAAAGAAAGTGAATTAGATATTTTTAGTACTATGTCTGGATGTGGCCCTGCCATTGTAGATGTATTTGTCGAAGCACTATCTGATGGTGCCGTATTAAATGGTATGGATAGAAATCTTTCTTATGAAGTGATATTAGAAATGATCATCGGTGCTGCACAATTAGCTCAAGAAACAGGACAACATCCTGGCGCGCTTAAAGACACAGTAACCTCTCCTGGGGGAAGCACGATTAAAGCTACAAGCGCATTAGAAAAAAACAACTTTAGATATGCACTTATCGATGCCATAAACGCTGTTGGCAGAAGATAA
- a CDS encoding methyltransferase domain-containing protein, whose protein sequence is MKHQGRNDFTLRLFEAAEIREGMRILEVGCATGEVTQLLSEIVGPTGEVVGVDMNEQLLEMAKTNNNASNIEYINSDVYQLPDDLAQFDAIVGRRILMYLPEAKACLQNLKRFLKPGGILCFQESDAINGGTGANQLPLHQQAIQRVWDTVDAEGGDIHIGQKLYMMYLNIGIPQPQVIAEALIQTSDDNDLQWLTEMMETRMKENEIIAKDFSMEKFKANMSHEAEEAQAAFIRDMAFGVWGRKD, encoded by the coding sequence ATGAAACATCAAGGTAGAAATGATTTTACTTTAAGATTATTTGAAGCGGCCGAGATTCGTGAAGGCATGCGTATACTTGAAGTAGGTTGTGCGACGGGAGAAGTGACTCAATTATTATCAGAAATAGTTGGCCCTACGGGTGAGGTAGTTGGTGTAGATATGAACGAGCAATTGCTTGAAATGGCAAAAACGAATAATAATGCTTCCAATATAGAATATATAAATAGTGATGTGTATCAATTACCTGATGATTTAGCGCAGTTTGATGCAATCGTTGGTAGAAGGATTTTAATGTATCTACCAGAAGCTAAAGCATGTTTACAAAATTTAAAACGATTTCTAAAGCCTGGTGGTATTTTATGTTTCCAAGAAAGTGATGCGATTAATGGTGGCACTGGAGCGAATCAATTACCATTACATCAACAAGCCATTCAGCGTGTATGGGATACGGTAGATGCTGAAGGTGGCGATATTCATATAGGGCAAAAATTATATATGATGTACCTTAATATTGGCATACCACAACCTCAAGTCATTGCCGAAGCATTAATTCAAACATCTGACGATAATGATTTACAATGGCTAACTGAAATGATGGAAACTAGAATGAAAGAAAACGAAATTATAGCTAAAGACTTTTCTATGGAGAAATTCAAGGCGAATATGTCTCATGAAGCAGAAGAAGCACAGGCAGCGTTTATACGTGATATGGCATTCGGCGTGTGGGGCAGAAAAGATTAA
- a CDS encoding CitMHS family transporter, whose amino-acid sequence MQHDSIWLTIVGLIIIISIVGLLIAKRISPVVGMILIPSAGALILGHSIGDLVKYFNSGLDQVMSVVIMFIFAIIFFGLLTDAGLFKPLVKRLILITRGNVIIVCIMTALIGTIIQLDGAGATTFLLSIPALLPLYKALNMNKYLLILLLGLSASVMNMVPWGGPMARTASVLHSKSVNELWYGVIPVQIVGIFLVLIFAVYLGLREKRRINRAVAKGEIEDKQHVDVHKLVEVYERDQEVKFPVRGMAVKHRWVNWVNVILTLAIIVIMLLNIAPPEFAFMMGVAIALIVNFPDVDEQMNRLKAHAPNALMMAAVIIAAGMFLGVLNETGMLKAIALSLIHIIPNSVGPYLHVIVGIFGVPLDLLTSTDAYYFAVLPIVEQTAGQFGVPSVSTAYSMLIGNIIGTFVSPFSPALWLAIGLAEANMGTYIKYAFFWIWGFAIVMLIIALLMGVVTV is encoded by the coding sequence ATGCAACATGATAGTATATGGCTTACTATAGTCGGCCTAATTATAATTATTTCAATAGTAGGGTTATTAATTGCTAAACGTATAAGTCCTGTCGTAGGTATGATTTTAATACCTAGTGCCGGGGCGCTCATATTAGGTCACAGTATAGGGGACCTAGTTAAATATTTCAATAGTGGTTTGGATCAAGTTATGAGCGTAGTCATTATGTTCATTTTCGCCATTATATTCTTTGGCTTATTGACGGATGCGGGTTTATTTAAACCGTTAGTTAAGCGGCTTATATTGATTACTAGAGGTAATGTTATTATCGTCTGTATTATGACGGCTTTGATTGGAACAATAATCCAACTTGATGGTGCGGGTGCGACAACGTTTTTACTTTCAATTCCAGCCTTATTACCTTTATATAAAGCACTTAACATGAATAAGTACTTACTTATTTTATTATTAGGATTAAGTGCGTCAGTGATGAATATGGTACCTTGGGGTGGCCCAATGGCGCGTACGGCATCAGTGCTTCATTCCAAAAGTGTTAATGAATTATGGTATGGCGTTATACCGGTTCAAATCGTTGGTATTTTCCTTGTGTTAATCTTTGCCGTGTATTTAGGATTGAGAGAAAAAAGAAGAATTAATCGTGCAGTGGCAAAAGGTGAAATAGAAGATAAACAACATGTCGATGTACATAAATTAGTAGAAGTATATGAACGTGATCAAGAAGTTAAATTCCCAGTTCGTGGTATGGCAGTAAAACATAGATGGGTAAATTGGGTTAACGTTATTTTAACTTTAGCTATTATCGTTATTATGTTATTAAACATTGCACCACCAGAATTCGCATTTATGATGGGTGTAGCTATTGCATTAATCGTTAACTTCCCAGATGTCGATGAACAAATGAATCGACTTAAGGCACATGCACCCAATGCGTTAATGATGGCGGCAGTAATTATTGCTGCTGGTATGTTCTTAGGTGTCCTAAATGAAACTGGCATGTTAAAAGCAATCGCATTAAGTTTAATTCATATTATACCTAACTCAGTTGGGCCATATTTACATGTTATCGTAGGTATTTTCGGGGTACCATTAGACTTGTTAACAAGTACAGACGCTTATTATTTCGCAGTATTACCAATCGTAGAACAAACTGCAGGGCAATTCGGTGTACCATCAGTATCAACTGCTTATTCTATGCTTATTGGTAATATTATCGGTACTTTCGTCAGTCCATTCTCACCAGCATTATGGTTGGCTATTGGTTTAGCGGAAGCAAACATGGGAACGTATATTAAATATGCATTCTTCTGGATATGGGGCTTCGCAATCGTTATGTTAATCATTGCTTTATTAATGGGCGTTGTAACAGTTTAA
- a CDS encoding SE2200 family small protein, whose amino-acid sequence MKTLLVVVGLGALAFFGLKRYQKHVNKAPNIEY is encoded by the coding sequence ATGAAAACATTATTAGTTGTTGTAGGCTTAGGTGCATTAGCATTCTTCGGCCTTAAACGTTATCAAAAACATGTAAACAAAGCACCTAACATCGAATATTAA
- the lqo gene encoding L-lactate dehydrogenase (quinone), which translates to MANQKESKDVILIGAGVLSTTFGSMLKEIEPDWNVKLYERLDRPGIESSNERHNAGTGHAALCELNYTVQQPDGSIDIEKAKEINQEFEISKQYWGHLVREKYIENPEEFIRPLPHISFVRGKNNVKFLKDRYEAMKNFPMFDNIEFTEDIEVMRKWIPLMMQGHSKDDIMAASKINEGTDVNFGALTRKLAKNLEETPKTEVHYNHEVVNFNQRVDGKWEVEIRERNSGVTQTQLADYVFIGAGGGAIPLLQKTGIPESKHLGGFPITGQFLACTNPDVIKEHDAKVYGKEPPGTPPMTVPHLDTRYIDGERTLLFGPFASVGPKFLKNGSNLDLFKSVKPYNITTLLAAAVKNLPLIKYSFDQILMTKEGCMNHLRTFYPQARDKDWQLYTAGKRVQVIKDTEKEGKGYIQFGTEVVNSSDHTVIALLGESPGASTSVSVALEVLEKNFSEYKDAWLPKIQKMIPSYGKSLIDDADLMRKTRHQTSKDLGLNYYE; encoded by the coding sequence ATGGCTAATCAAAAGGAATCAAAAGATGTCATTCTTATTGGCGCTGGCGTCCTTAGTACGACATTCGGTTCAATGCTTAAAGAAATCGAACCAGATTGGAATGTCAAACTTTATGAACGTCTAGATCGTCCTGGTATTGAAAGTTCAAACGAACGTCACAATGCTGGTACAGGTCACGCAGCGCTTTGTGAATTGAACTATACGGTGCAACAACCTGATGGTTCAATTGACATTGAAAAAGCAAAAGAAATCAACCAAGAATTCGAAATTTCAAAACAATATTGGGGTCACTTAGTACGTGAAAAATACATCGAAAACCCTGAAGAATTTATTCGTCCATTACCTCACATCAGTTTCGTAAGAGGTAAAAATAACGTTAAATTCTTAAAAGATCGTTACGAAGCAATGAAAAACTTCCCAATGTTCGATAACATCGAATTTACAGAAGACATCGAAGTAATGAGAAAATGGATTCCATTAATGATGCAAGGTCATAGTAAAGACGATATTATGGCTGCAAGTAAAATTAATGAAGGTACAGACGTAAACTTTGGTGCGTTAACTCGTAAATTAGCGAAAAATCTTGAAGAAACACCTAAAACAGAAGTACATTACAACCACGAAGTTGTTAACTTTAACCAACGTGTAGACGGTAAATGGGAAGTTGAAATTCGTGAACGTAATAGCGGTGTAACTCAAACTCAATTAGCTGATTACGTATTTATCGGTGCAGGCGGTGGCGCTATTCCATTGCTACAAAAAACAGGCATCCCTGAAAGTAAACACCTAGGTGGCTTCCCTATTACAGGCCAATTTTTAGCTTGTACTAACCCAGATGTTATCAAAGAACACGATGCCAAAGTGTATGGTAAAGAACCACCTGGCACTCCACCAATGACTGTACCTCACTTAGATACACGTTATATTGACGGAGAAAGAACTTTATTATTCGGACCATTCGCTAGTGTTGGACCTAAGTTCTTGAAAAATGGTTCAAACTTAGATTTATTCAAATCAGTTAAACCATATAACATTACAACTTTATTAGCGGCAGCTGTGAAAAACTTACCATTAATTAAATATTCATTCGACCAAATCTTAATGACTAAAGAAGGTTGTATGAATCACTTACGTACTTTCTATCCACAAGCACGTGACAAAGATTGGCAATTATACACTGCTGGTAAACGTGTTCAAGTAATTAAAGACACTGAAAAAGAAGGTAAAGGTTACATTCAATTCGGCACAGAAGTTGTTAACTCTTCTGACCATACTGTAATTGCTTTACTTGGTGAATCACCAGGGGCATCTACTTCTGTATCAGTAGCACTTGAAGTATTAGAGAAAAACTTCTCTGAATATAAAGATGCATGGTTACCAAAAATCCAAAAAATGATTCCATCATATGGTAAATCATTAATTGATGATGCTGATTTAATGAGAAAAACACGTCACCAAACTTCAAAAGATCTTGGATTAAATTATTACGAATAA
- a CDS encoding DUF2848 family protein — protein MKFMLSNEWVDIDFKHAYCIGYSGRNVDKTKAHIAELKKLGVPEPASIPEIYHLSSSLFKQVDSIDVVGNKTSGEAEIVLLFNGEQSYVTLGSDHTDRDLERVSIHKSKQVCAKPLATDLWRFEDVQEQWDNLQLSSYIMEDEEWKLYQQDAVSSILPVENLMKTLTKEGEELTNTIVYCGTVPLIDGFKYPNKFKAELFNPQKNKAIELTYSVNEL, from the coding sequence ATGAAATTTATGTTAAGTAACGAATGGGTGGATATTGATTTTAAGCATGCGTATTGCATAGGCTATTCAGGACGTAATGTAGATAAAACAAAGGCACATATTGCCGAATTAAAAAAATTAGGTGTGCCAGAACCAGCTTCGATACCTGAAATTTATCATTTATCTTCTTCATTATTTAAACAAGTAGACAGTATAGATGTAGTTGGCAATAAGACGAGTGGGGAAGCAGAAATAGTTTTGCTTTTTAATGGTGAACAAAGTTATGTAACGCTAGGGAGTGATCATACGGACCGAGATTTAGAAAGGGTTAGTATTCATAAATCCAAACAAGTATGTGCTAAGCCTCTAGCAACTGACTTATGGCGTTTTGAAGACGTACAAGAGCAGTGGGATAATCTACAATTATCCTCTTATATAATGGAAGATGAAGAGTGGAAGTTATATCAACAAGACGCTGTGAGTAGTATTTTGCCAGTAGAAAACTTAATGAAGACTTTAACTAAAGAAGGGGAGGAACTAACGAATACAATTGTTTATTGTGGGACAGTGCCGTTGATAGATGGATTTAAGTATCCAAATAAATTTAAAGCTGAATTATTTAATCCTCAAAAAAATAAAGCAATCGAACTAACTTATTCTGTAAATGAATTATAG
- a CDS encoding mechanosensitive ion channel has protein sequence MSNIIDSFTSVLDKIIGFLPNLIGAIVLLLIAWIIAIIVKKIIVKGLGALGFEAWLQKKGLVDDQGGKSNSDGIVQTFGKLAYFFIFLLFLPPVFDQLKMKAVSMPIKGMMTSMFNFAPKIVVAVIILIVGLFIAKILGTLVKNVLANFKVSRFNKYVNFGEDKNSIDIPVATGWIISTLVGLFFAVQALNTVNLTVLNKIGDAIIGYLPLVISGAIILALGFIGGNLIAKLLNKSTGNAMLAEIAKYLVIIVSVFMTLDQLHFAKSIVNVAFLLILGAVAVAFAIAFGIGGKSFAEQQLSKFSKKMESKNDNDRQ, from the coding sequence ATGAGTAATATTATAGATTCATTTACTAGTGTGCTCGATAAAATTATAGGTTTTTTACCAAATCTTATCGGAGCAATTGTATTATTATTAATCGCGTGGATTATTGCGATAATAGTTAAGAAAATTATTGTCAAAGGCTTAGGAGCTTTAGGTTTCGAAGCATGGTTACAAAAGAAAGGCTTAGTTGATGACCAAGGTGGAAAATCAAATTCTGATGGTATTGTGCAAACTTTTGGTAAGTTAGCATATTTCTTCATCTTCTTATTATTCTTACCACCTGTATTCGATCAATTAAAAATGAAAGCTGTCTCTATGCCAATTAAAGGCATGATGACAAGTATGTTTAACTTTGCACCTAAAATCGTTGTGGCAGTAATTATCCTTATTGTAGGTTTATTCATTGCTAAAATATTAGGTACGTTAGTTAAAAATGTCTTAGCTAACTTTAAAGTTAGTCGCTTCAATAAATATGTAAACTTTGGTGAGGACAAAAACAGTATTGATATTCCAGTAGCAACAGGTTGGATTATTTCAACACTTGTTGGATTATTCTTTGCTGTACAAGCATTAAATACTGTAAACTTAACTGTATTAAACAAAATTGGTGACGCAATTATCGGTTACTTACCATTAGTAATTTCTGGTGCGATTATTCTAGCATTAGGCTTTATCGGTGGTAACTTAATTGCCAAACTATTAAACAAATCTACTGGTAACGCAATGTTGGCAGAAATAGCTAAATACTTAGTAATTATCGTTTCTGTATTTATGACATTAGACCAGTTACACTTTGCTAAAAGCATCGTTAACGTGGCATTCTTATTAATCTTAGGTGCCGTAGCAGTAGCATTTGCGATTGCATTTGGTATTGGCGGTAAAAGCTTTGCTGAGCAACAACTTAGCAAGTTCTCTAAAAAAATGGAATCAAAAAACGATAACGACCGTCAATAA
- the nagA gene encoding N-acetylglucosamine-6-phosphate deacetylase — protein MGNYVLTNGIFYTENETIRHGYLVIQDGEITEIGHGNYEGNLDTVDVKGANVLPGFIDIHIHGGYGEDAMDANYDGLKHLAESLMSEGTTSFLATTMTQSNDNIESALSNIVKYSKDQDDYNAAEIAGVHLEGPFISEHKVGAQNPKYVQRPHVEQIERLQQVAEGNIKVMTFAPEVEGAKEALARFKDEIIFSIGHTVATFDEAMEAVAHGAKHITHLYNAATRFVHRDPGVVGAAWVNEGLHTELISDGIHTHPSAVKIAYKQKGNEHFYLITDAMRAKGMSDGEYDLGGQKVIVKGSEARLASGALAGSILKMNEGLRNLIEFTGDSLDHLWRVTSLNQAIALNIAHKKGSIKIGKDADIVVLDNDMEVLTTIKKGTIHNYK, from the coding sequence ATGGGAAATTATGTATTAACAAACGGTATATTTTATACAGAAAACGAAACGATTAGACATGGTTACCTAGTTATTCAAGATGGTGAAATTACCGAAATTGGTCATGGTAACTATGAGGGGAATCTTGATACGGTCGACGTTAAGGGAGCGAATGTTTTACCTGGGTTTATAGACATTCATATTCATGGTGGCTACGGTGAAGACGCGATGGATGCCAATTATGATGGTTTAAAACATTTAGCGGAATCGCTGATGTCGGAGGGGACGACATCATTTTTAGCGACGACGATGACACAATCTAACGACAATATTGAAAGTGCATTATCAAATATCGTTAAGTATTCAAAAGATCAAGACGACTATAATGCTGCCGAAATTGCAGGCGTTCATTTAGAAGGGCCATTCATTTCTGAACATAAAGTTGGCGCGCAAAATCCAAAATATGTGCAACGACCACATGTCGAGCAAATTGAAAGATTACAGCAAGTGGCTGAAGGCAATATCAAAGTTATGACCTTCGCGCCAGAAGTTGAGGGTGCAAAAGAAGCATTAGCACGTTTTAAAGACGAAATTATCTTTTCAATCGGTCATACGGTGGCAACATTTGATGAAGCTATGGAAGCAGTAGCGCATGGTGCTAAACATATTACGCATTTATATAATGCTGCGACGCGTTTTGTACATAGAGATCCGGGAGTAGTTGGCGCAGCTTGGGTTAATGAAGGTTTGCATACGGAATTAATAAGCGACGGGATTCACACACATCCATCTGCAGTTAAAATTGCTTATAAACAAAAAGGAAATGAACATTTTTATTTAATTACGGATGCTATGCGTGCAAAAGGTATGTCCGATGGAGAGTATGACTTAGGTGGTCAAAAAGTTATCGTTAAAGGTTCTGAAGCAAGACTTGCGTCTGGAGCATTGGCTGGTAGCATATTGAAAATGAATGAGGGTTTACGAAACTTAATTGAATTTACCGGTGACTCACTTGACCATTTATGGCGTGTCACAAGTTTAAACCAAGCCATAGCGCTAAATATCGCGCATAAAAAAGGCAGTATTAAAATTGGTAAAGATGCCGACATTGTAGTTTTAGATAACGACATGGAAGTCTTAACGACGATTAAAAAAGGTACAATACACAATTATAAATAA